The Candidatus Sericytochromatia bacterium genome includes a window with the following:
- the meaB gene encoding methylmalonyl Co-A mutase-associated GTPase MeaB has product MTDLGAIATAVLAARPRAIARAISYLEDGHPQAGELLALLFPHTGKAWTIGITGPPGAGKSTLVDRLAEAIRQRGFTLAVVAVDPASPFSGGAILGDRIRMAGLAADPGVYVRSMSNRGHLGGVATATESAIHVLDAAGFDVIVIETVGVGQSEIEIAELADTTVLVQPPHLGDGIQAVKAGIMEVPQVFLLNKADLPGARQAAAEIEGYLDLVSWSAQTWRPPVVLVSATSAEALGVDEACAAMLRHREWLQQDARLATARQVRARRSLWREADRLLQAQLRARVSKSGEESLLDDILSRRLTPEVAARQLIASVWPV; this is encoded by the coding sequence ATGACAGACCTGGGGGCGATCGCAACGGCGGTGCTCGCCGCCCGACCGCGTGCGATCGCCCGCGCCATCTCTTACTTGGAGGATGGCCATCCTCAGGCTGGTGAACTGCTGGCCCTGCTCTTCCCTCACACGGGCAAGGCCTGGACGATCGGGATCACGGGACCTCCAGGCGCTGGCAAGAGCACCCTGGTGGATCGCTTGGCAGAGGCCATACGCCAGCGCGGCTTCACCCTTGCTGTGGTCGCCGTCGATCCCGCCAGCCCCTTCAGCGGAGGGGCGATTCTGGGGGATCGCATCCGCATGGCGGGGTTGGCCGCTGACCCCGGCGTGTATGTGCGCTCGATGAGCAATCGGGGGCACCTCGGTGGGGTCGCGACGGCCACGGAATCGGCCATCCACGTGCTTGATGCGGCGGGCTTCGACGTGATCGTGATCGAGACGGTCGGGGTGGGCCAATCTGAGATCGAGATCGCGGAACTCGCGGACACCACCGTGCTCGTTCAACCACCCCACCTCGGGGACGGCATTCAGGCCGTGAAGGCCGGCATCATGGAGGTGCCGCAGGTCTTTCTCTTGAACAAGGCTGATCTGCCGGGTGCCCGGCAGGCGGCGGCGGAAATCGAGGGTTATCTCGATCTGGTCTCTTGGAGCGCCCAAACCTGGCGCCCGCCGGTGGTGCTGGTCAGCGCAACCTCGGCCGAAGCACTGGGCGTTGACGAGGCCTGTGCGGCGATGCTGCGTCATCGGGAATGGCTCCAGCAGGACGCCCGTCTGGCGACCGCCCGGCAAGTCCGGGCCAGGCGATCACTTTGGCGCGAGGCCGATCGCCTGCTCCAAGCGCAGTTGCGCGCCCGGGTGAGCAAGTCTGGCGAGGAATCGCTCCTCGATGACATTCTCTCCCGCCGCCTGACCCCGGAAGTGGCCGCCCGTCAACTGATCGCCTCCGTTTGGCCCGTTTGA
- a CDS encoding acyl-CoA dehydrogenase family protein — MCATAVESHSNALIEMVRSFAERELAPHAARWDREAVFPVDTFREMGRLGLLGIPLPEQYGGGGGSVQDYILAVEEIAKADAGVGCAYSVHVSAVAMTIAAFGSEEQKARYLPKMATGEWIGAYALTEPGHGSDAGHLQAKAVRDGDGWVLSGTKQWITNAGYAQAFLVFARTNADEPGPKGITCFIVEAGTPGLEVGRVTHKMGVRSSDTRDLVLNQVRVTDAQILGSLGGGFTIAMRALDSGRIGIAAQAVGIATAALEAAKRFALERESFGQSIAKFQAIQWKFADGATRLQAARLLVQKAAQLRNDGRPHTLAGSMAKLYASKTCREICNEAVQIHGGYGYTDEFPVERHYRDAKITEIYEGTSEIQKLVIWRNIQSMTDHFEKLADSYLNEEQRMARDMMAELAYGQFAGRAMEIDHTEEIPWDNIQAMRDAGVLGLPIEEAYGGGGSDYVSFAIMSEVFAETCATTSVIMDAHISLAMKPIALFGTEAQKQAWLPRMATGEWLGCFALTEPNSGSDAGSLRTTAVRDGDDYILNGGKVFITNGSFSKVAIVFASTDLSKGNKGISAFIVDTASPGFVVGKKEEKMGIRASDTRALFFENLRVPAANRLGEEGQGFKVALATLDGGRIGIGAQAIGIAHGAFIKALKYTQEREQFKQKIADFQGVQFMLAEMATEIEAARLLVRYGAELKDAGEKFNMVASMGKLLASEVASWAANRAVQLHGGYGFVREYEVERYMRDAKITELYEGTSEIQRLVIGSNYLGVR; from the coding sequence ATGTGCGCCACCGCTGTTGAAAGTCACTCGAACGCTTTGATTGAAATGGTTCGCTCGTTCGCAGAACGCGAACTGGCCCCTCATGCCGCCCGCTGGGACCGCGAAGCCGTCTTCCCGGTGGACACTTTCCGGGAAATGGGTCGGCTGGGACTGCTCGGAATTCCTCTGCCCGAACAGTACGGCGGGGGCGGCGGGTCGGTTCAGGACTACATCCTGGCGGTCGAGGAAATTGCCAAGGCAGACGCGGGGGTCGGCTGTGCCTATTCCGTGCACGTCTCCGCCGTGGCCATGACGATCGCAGCCTTCGGCAGCGAGGAGCAAAAAGCCCGTTACCTCCCCAAGATGGCCACCGGCGAGTGGATCGGCGCCTACGCGCTGACGGAACCCGGTCATGGTTCGGATGCGGGCCATCTGCAAGCCAAAGCGGTCCGTGACGGGGATGGATGGGTCTTGAGCGGCACCAAGCAGTGGATCACCAACGCAGGCTATGCCCAGGCCTTCCTGGTGTTTGCCCGAACCAACGCCGACGAGCCTGGCCCCAAGGGCATCACGTGCTTCATCGTGGAAGCCGGCACGCCGGGGCTCGAGGTGGGTCGCGTCACGCACAAGATGGGTGTGCGCAGCAGTGACACGCGTGACCTGGTCCTGAATCAGGTGCGGGTGACAGACGCCCAGATCCTCGGGAGCCTGGGAGGTGGGTTCACCATCGCGATGCGGGCGCTGGATTCCGGCCGGATCGGCATCGCGGCCCAGGCCGTCGGCATTGCCACCGCCGCGCTGGAGGCGGCCAAGCGGTTTGCGCTGGAGCGGGAGTCATTCGGCCAGTCGATCGCCAAGTTCCAGGCCATCCAGTGGAAGTTCGCGGATGGGGCCACCCGTCTTCAGGCCGCCCGATTGCTGGTTCAAAAGGCCGCCCAGCTGCGCAATGACGGCCGGCCTCACACCCTGGCGGGCTCCATGGCCAAGCTGTATGCCTCCAAGACCTGCCGGGAGATCTGCAACGAGGCGGTGCAGATCCACGGGGGCTACGGATACACGGATGAATTCCCCGTCGAACGCCATTACCGGGACGCCAAGATCACCGAGATTTACGAGGGCACCAGTGAAATCCAGAAGCTGGTCATCTGGCGCAACATTCAGTCGATGACGGACCACTTTGAAAAACTGGCCGACAGCTACCTCAATGAAGAACAGCGCATGGCCCGCGACATGATGGCGGAGCTGGCCTACGGACAGTTTGCCGGCCGGGCCATGGAGATCGACCATACCGAGGAGATCCCCTGGGACAACATCCAGGCGATGCGCGACGCTGGTGTGCTCGGCCTTCCCATCGAGGAAGCCTACGGCGGGGGCGGCTCCGATTACGTCTCGTTCGCCATCATGAGCGAGGTGTTCGCCGAAACCTGTGCCACCACCAGCGTGATCATGGACGCCCACATCTCGCTGGCGATGAAGCCGATCGCCCTGTTCGGGACGGAAGCGCAAAAGCAGGCCTGGCTGCCTCGGATGGCGACCGGGGAATGGCTCGGTTGCTTCGCCCTGACCGAACCCAACAGCGGGTCGGATGCCGGCTCCTTGCGCACCACGGCGGTCCGCGACGGCGATGACTACATCCTGAATGGCGGCAAGGTCTTCATCACGAACGGTTCCTTCTCCAAGGTCGCGATCGTCTTTGCCTCCACCGATCTGTCCAAGGGCAACAAGGGCATCAGTGCTTTTATTGTCGACACCGCCTCTCCCGGCTTCGTGGTCGGCAAGAAGGAAGAAAAGATGGGCATTCGCGCCTCTGACACGCGGGCCCTGTTCTTCGAAAACCTCCGCGTGCCGGCCGCCAACCGGCTGGGTGAAGAGGGTCAGGGCTTCAAGGTTGCCCTCGCCACCCTTGACGGCGGCCGCATCGGCATTGGCGCACAGGCCATCGGGATCGCGCACGGCGCCTTCATCAAGGCCTTGAAGTACACGCAGGAACGAGAGCAGTTCAAGCAGAAAATCGCCGACTTCCAAGGCGTCCAGTTCATGCTGGCCGAAATGGCCACCGAGATCGAAGCCGCCCGCTTGCTGGTGCGCTACGGCGCGGAGCTGAAAGACGCCGGCGAGAAGTTCAACATGGTGGCGTCCATGGGCAAATTGCTTGCCTCGGAGGTGGCCTCCTGGGCAGCCAACCGCGCCGTCCAGTTGCACGGTGGTTACGGATTCGTGCGGGAATACGAGGTCGAACGCTACATGCGCGATGCCAAGATCACGGAACTGTACGAAGGCACCAGCGAAATCCAACGGCTCGTGATCGGGTCGAACTATCTGGGCGTGCGATGA
- a CDS encoding diguanylate cyclase → MQHTGPGTQIEEIRSLLKQLEGHLDRLDPVASEFASSGAPSAEDRVAQVTEFAASVGGALDISQVLDRALTALLPIAGAERAFLTLRDSDKTFVDRLRASNQADGNAWIYQKIARLVVDRVFEHGQMVLLDDVSQQADIAEEAAAYDVPLSSLLALPLREGDRLDGVLYFDRSDGVPFPRRDLKLFQALGQIITRAGQAVRSMAEQTARRQNLELLNKLYQAISRTLELDQLLDQVAAITMDVTQSERAFILLMNNGQLRFGAGRDHGGPLNAQASREISRSVCQKVLQTQEGVYVLDTASDEEFSSKLSVVSLKLNSVVAVPLKGQQGLSGILYIDAKSTAMQSLEKEMAILTNIANVASLAIDNARLYRQATTDGLTSLYVRSFFMVRMEEEANRSARYGRMFSLLVLDIDHFKRFNDTYGHQTGDEVIKLVAHIIKRAIRQGLDIPGRYGGEELVLMLPETNADGAMIVAERIRQNIENTPLPGPNGESLRVTVSVGVGVFPVHGGTATQLFERADQALYHSKQNGRNRCSLAAVPPPTA, encoded by the coding sequence GTGCAGCATACGGGGCCTGGCACACAGATCGAGGAGATCCGCTCCCTGCTGAAGCAGCTCGAGGGGCATCTGGATCGGCTTGACCCCGTGGCGTCGGAATTTGCGTCGAGCGGCGCCCCCTCAGCGGAAGACCGCGTGGCTCAGGTGACCGAGTTTGCCGCGTCTGTGGGCGGGGCCTTGGACATCTCGCAGGTGCTGGATCGGGCCTTGACGGCCTTGCTGCCGATCGCGGGGGCGGAGCGGGCTTTCTTGACACTGCGGGACTCCGACAAGACCTTTGTCGACCGTCTGCGCGCCAGCAACCAGGCTGACGGCAACGCCTGGATCTATCAAAAGATTGCGCGCTTGGTCGTGGACCGGGTGTTTGAGCATGGCCAGATGGTCCTGCTCGACGACGTGTCGCAGCAGGCCGACATTGCCGAGGAGGCTGCGGCCTACGATGTTCCCCTGTCGAGTCTGCTGGCCCTGCCCCTGAGGGAAGGCGATCGCCTCGATGGCGTGCTGTACTTCGACCGCTCGGACGGGGTTCCCTTTCCTCGGCGCGACCTCAAGCTCTTTCAGGCGCTGGGGCAGATCATCACGCGGGCCGGGCAAGCCGTGCGCAGCATGGCCGAACAGACGGCCAGGCGCCAGAACCTGGAATTGCTGAACAAACTCTACCAGGCCATTTCCCGCACGCTGGAACTGGACCAGTTGTTGGATCAGGTGGCCGCCATCACGATGGACGTCACGCAGTCTGAGCGTGCCTTCATTCTGCTGATGAACAACGGTCAGCTGCGCTTCGGGGCAGGACGCGATCATGGGGGGCCGTTGAACGCTCAGGCCAGCCGCGAGATCTCCCGCAGCGTCTGCCAGAAGGTACTTCAGACCCAAGAAGGCGTCTATGTCCTGGATACCGCCTCTGATGAGGAGTTCTCCAGCAAGTTGTCGGTGGTCAGCTTGAAGCTGAACTCGGTGGTGGCCGTGCCGTTGAAGGGCCAGCAGGGACTGTCCGGCATTCTCTACATCGACGCCAAGTCCACCGCCATGCAATCCCTTGAAAAGGAGATGGCGATTCTCACCAACATCGCCAATGTGGCCAGCCTCGCCATCGACAATGCGAGGCTTTATCGCCAGGCCACCACGGATGGCCTGACCTCCTTGTACGTGCGCTCCTTCTTCATGGTCCGGATGGAGGAGGAGGCCAACCGTTCCGCTCGGTACGGGCGGATGTTTTCGCTGCTGGTGCTCGATATCGACCATTTCAAGCGGTTCAACGACACCTACGGGCATCAGACGGGCGATGAGGTGATCAAGCTGGTGGCCCACATCATCAAGCGAGCGATCCGACAGGGGCTCGACATCCCAGGCCGCTACGGTGGGGAGGAATTGGTGTTGATGTTGCCGGAAACCAATGCCGACGGCGCGATGATCGTGGCAGAACGGATTCGGCAAAATATTGAAAACACGCCATTGCCCGGCCCCAACGGCGAGAGCTTGCGCGTGACCGTGTCGGTCGGTGTGGGGGTCTTCCCGGTCCACGGGGGCACGGCCACCCAACTGTTCGAGCGCGCCGACCAGGCGCTTTATCACAGCAAGCAGAACGGCCGCAATCGTTGTTCGCTTGCGGCCGTTCCTCCTCCCACCGCCTGA
- a CDS encoding 3-hydroxybutyryl-CoA dehydrogenase, with product MTIDHVGLIGAGQMGSGIAQVFATSGFRVTVYDAHAGQLERAAKGIAGSLGKFVDKGKLAPEQRDAAIARLSYSQDLSALASCDLVVEAIVENLDVKLALFRELSDLVRPDAILASNTSSLPITQMAAVVAHPSRFIGMHFMNPVPLMQLVEVIRGLKTSDEVHATVMRLARELGKTPVTVNDAAGFVSNRVLLPMINEAFFALHEGVANAEDIDTVMKLGMNHPMGPLTLADFIGLDTCLSIMEVLHAELGDDKYRPCPLLRKYVRAGLFGRKTGEGVFRYDAAPVAAGR from the coding sequence ATGACGATCGACCACGTGGGCCTCATCGGGGCCGGGCAAATGGGTTCAGGGATCGCCCAGGTCTTCGCGACCAGCGGTTTCCGTGTCACCGTCTACGACGCGCACGCGGGACAGCTGGAACGCGCAGCCAAGGGCATCGCCGGAAGCCTGGGCAAATTCGTCGATAAGGGAAAGCTGGCTCCGGAACAACGGGACGCGGCGATTGCGCGGTTGAGCTACAGCCAGGACCTCAGCGCTCTGGCCAGCTGCGATCTGGTCGTGGAAGCCATCGTCGAGAATCTGGACGTGAAACTGGCCTTATTCCGGGAACTCAGCGACCTGGTCCGGCCCGACGCCATTCTGGCGTCCAATACCAGCTCACTCCCGATCACCCAAATGGCCGCGGTCGTGGCCCATCCGAGTCGCTTCATCGGCATGCACTTCATGAACCCGGTGCCCCTGATGCAGCTGGTGGAAGTCATCCGGGGCCTCAAAACCTCTGACGAGGTGCATGCCACGGTGATGAGGCTGGCAAGGGAACTCGGAAAAACCCCGGTGACGGTCAACGACGCCGCGGGGTTCGTCAGCAACCGGGTCTTGCTGCCGATGATCAATGAGGCGTTTTTCGCCCTTCACGAAGGGGTGGCGAATGCCGAGGACATCGACACGGTGATGAAGTTGGGCATGAACCACCCGATGGGCCCGCTCACCCTGGCGGACTTTATCGGCCTCGACACCTGCCTGTCGATCATGGAGGTGCTACACGCGGAACTGGGCGATGACAAATATCGCCCCTGCCCGTTGCTGCGCAAATACGTGCGAGCAGGCCTGTTTGGTCGCAAAACCGGCGAAGGTGTGTTCCGCTACGACGCGGCCCCGGTAGCAGCCGGGCGCTGA
- a CDS encoding acetyl-CoA C-acetyltransferase: MGRTVIVSAIRTPFAKLSGALSPLTAVDLGSMVIQEALRRAGVAPADVDNVLMGTVLQAGVGQIPARQAAIKAGIPVTASALTINKVCASGLRAVTLADTLLRADEGRVMVAGGMESMTHAPYLLKKARGGYRMGHGELLDSMISDGLWCAFHDVHMGVHGSTVAREYEISREAQDAWAARSHQRAHAAWEAGAFANEVISVAVPAGKGETVAFTRDESIRADTTAEKLAKLKPAFGADGTITAGNAPGVNDGAGALVLMSEEEAARRGLTPLAAIVAHAMVGQEAPYLHTVPALAIQKALSKAGLGLDALDRIEINEAFAAVALTSTKLLGADPERVNVNGGAVAMGHPIGASGARIVATLTHQLIASKGRYGAAAICSGAAQGDAVILENLQR, encoded by the coding sequence ATGGGCCGTACCGTCATCGTCAGTGCCATCCGCACCCCCTTCGCCAAATTATCGGGCGCGTTGTCCCCTTTGACCGCCGTGGACCTCGGTTCGATGGTCATCCAGGAAGCCCTTCGGCGTGCCGGCGTCGCCCCCGCGGATGTCGACAACGTCCTGATGGGTACCGTGCTGCAGGCCGGCGTGGGCCAAATTCCCGCCCGCCAGGCCGCCATCAAGGCGGGCATCCCGGTCACCGCGTCAGCCTTGACCATCAACAAGGTGTGCGCCAGCGGTCTGCGCGCTGTCACGCTGGCGGACACCCTCCTGAGAGCCGATGAAGGCCGCGTCATGGTCGCCGGTGGGATGGAATCCATGACCCACGCCCCCTACCTGCTGAAGAAGGCTCGGGGCGGTTACCGCATGGGTCACGGCGAGTTGCTTGATTCGATGATCAGCGATGGGCTCTGGTGCGCTTTCCACGACGTTCACATGGGGGTACACGGCTCCACGGTGGCGCGAGAATACGAGATCAGTCGCGAAGCCCAGGACGCCTGGGCCGCTCGCTCACATCAGCGGGCTCACGCGGCGTGGGAGGCGGGTGCATTTGCCAACGAGGTCATCTCGGTGGCCGTGCCCGCCGGCAAGGGTGAAACGGTGGCGTTCACACGAGATGAGAGCATCCGGGCCGACACAACCGCCGAGAAACTGGCCAAGCTCAAGCCGGCCTTCGGCGCCGATGGGACGATCACGGCGGGCAACGCCCCGGGCGTGAATGACGGCGCCGGCGCGTTGGTTCTCATGTCCGAAGAGGAAGCCGCTCGGCGCGGGCTCACCCCGCTGGCGGCGATCGTCGCCCACGCCATGGTCGGCCAGGAAGCGCCCTACCTCCACACGGTGCCGGCCCTGGCCATTCAGAAGGCGCTGTCCAAGGCCGGTCTGGGCCTGGACGCCCTCGACCGGATCGAGATCAATGAGGCCTTCGCGGCCGTCGCCCTGACCAGCACCAAGTTGCTCGGAGCAGACCCCGAACGCGTCAATGTGAACGGCGGGGCCGTGGCCATGGGGCACCCCATCGGAGCCAGTGGCGCCCGCATCGTGGCCACCCTGACCCACCAGTTGATTGCCAGCAAGGGCCGCTACGGGGCGGCCGCCATCTGTTCCGGGGCCGCGCAAGGCGACGCGGTCATCCTCGAAAACCTTCAACGCTAG
- a CDS encoding enoyl-CoA hydratase/isomerase family protein has translation MATRTKVSHRDDVAFLTLSSSDGLHVLSLQAMAELREVLQQLAGQPALRAVVLTAEGSRAFSAGADLRELARLQPEAAIAFSQAGQATTLALAQLEVPTIAVLPGPAFGGGVELALACDFRLLETRAQLHYRAAELGLLPGWGGTQRLPRLVGEGRASWMMMACEPVPAIRAAEWGLAHGVAAGPELDAALTDWLARLVRLDVTALGAIKAAIRAHAPFNFEAEQRAFAACFASGATQARIETWLRLSRAATASPPTSPSASAGSQS, from the coding sequence ATGGCTACGCGTACGAAGGTCAGCCACCGGGATGACGTGGCATTCTTGACCCTGTCCAGCTCGGACGGTCTCCACGTGCTGTCGCTCCAAGCGATGGCTGAGCTGCGCGAGGTGCTCCAACAATTGGCGGGGCAACCGGCGCTGCGGGCCGTCGTGTTGACGGCCGAGGGGTCGCGCGCCTTCTCGGCGGGAGCCGACCTCCGCGAACTGGCCCGCTTGCAGCCGGAGGCGGCGATCGCCTTCAGCCAGGCCGGCCAGGCCACCACCCTCGCGCTGGCCCAGCTGGAGGTCCCGACGATCGCGGTGCTGCCGGGCCCCGCCTTCGGCGGCGGCGTGGAACTGGCCTTGGCCTGCGATTTTCGCTTGCTGGAAACGCGCGCCCAGTTACACTACCGCGCGGCTGAGCTGGGTCTGTTACCCGGCTGGGGTGGGACACAACGCTTGCCCCGTTTGGTCGGGGAAGGCCGGGCGAGCTGGATGATGATGGCCTGCGAGCCTGTCCCCGCCATCCGTGCGGCGGAATGGGGCCTGGCTCACGGCGTGGCCGCCGGACCGGAGCTGGACGCCGCCTTGACCGATTGGTTGGCGCGCCTGGTTCGCCTGGACGTCACGGCGCTGGGCGCGATCAAGGCGGCCATTCGCGCGCATGCCCCTTTCAACTTCGAGGCGGAGCAGCGCGCCTTTGCCGCTTGCTTTGCATCCGGAGCCACCCAGGCCCGGATCGAGACCTGGTTGCGCCTCTCGCGAGCCGCCACCGCATCCCCCCCCACGTCCCCTTCGGCGTCGGCCGGAAGCCAGTCTTGA
- a CDS encoding 1-phosphofructokinase family hexose kinase, which produces MFLTVTLNAAIDKTLTLSALTPGGLHRPVSAVSLAGGKGINVSRALRTLGEATLATGLVAGVTGEAIVTLLLREGIPQAFHAVSSGESRTCIALLHHRDAHPFTEINEVGPPVAEADYEAFVQYLAPLVRNCEWLVLSGSLPPGLGPEAYTRLIRAAKAGGKRVSLDTSGPELPALLTSELDVLKPNQAEAEGIVGRSFDLAEVPGVVAELLDRGPRLVALTMGAAGAAFATHDEAWWLPAPAVEVVNPIGSGDACLAALLSRLQRGEALAEAARWGVAAGSANAMVSGAAACYLSDVEALLPRIRPVPLDALVLPTGARA; this is translated from the coding sequence ATGTTTCTGACGGTCACCCTGAACGCAGCCATCGACAAGACGCTCACCTTATCGGCCCTGACGCCGGGTGGGTTGCATCGTCCCGTGTCGGCCGTTTCCCTGGCGGGCGGAAAAGGCATCAACGTGTCTCGTGCCCTGCGAACGCTGGGCGAAGCCACGCTCGCCACCGGGTTGGTGGCCGGCGTGACGGGGGAGGCGATCGTCACCCTGTTGTTGCGAGAAGGAATCCCGCAGGCCTTTCACGCCGTCAGTTCGGGCGAAAGCCGGACTTGCATTGCCCTGCTCCACCATCGCGATGCGCATCCCTTCACCGAAATCAACGAGGTGGGCCCACCGGTCGCGGAAGCCGACTATGAGGCCTTCGTGCAGTATCTGGCCCCGCTTGTTCGCAACTGTGAATGGCTGGTGTTGAGTGGCAGCCTGCCTCCCGGCCTGGGCCCAGAGGCTTACACGCGCCTGATCCGGGCGGCCAAGGCCGGCGGCAAGCGGGTTTCGTTGGACACCAGCGGACCGGAACTGCCAGCGCTGCTCACGTCCGAGCTGGACGTCTTGAAACCCAATCAGGCCGAGGCGGAGGGCATCGTGGGCCGTTCGTTCGACCTGGCGGAGGTCCCCGGCGTGGTCGCCGAACTGCTCGACCGTGGTCCTCGCCTGGTGGCGCTGACCATGGGGGCCGCGGGCGCTGCCTTTGCCACCCACGACGAGGCCTGGTGGCTGCCGGCGCCGGCCGTCGAGGTGGTCAACCCGATCGGCTCTGGGGATGCGTGTCTGGCGGCACTGCTGTCGCGCTTGCAGCGTGGCGAGGCACTGGCAGAGGCGGCCCGTTGGGGGGTGGCGGCTGGTTCCGCCAATGCGATGGTGTCCGGTGCCGCCGCCTGCTACCTGTCCGACGTGGAGGCCTTGCTGCCCCGGATCCGACCCGTTCCCCTGGATGCGCTGGTGCTTCCAACGGGAGCGCGCGCTTGA
- the pfkB gene encoding 1-phosphofructokinase produces the protein MLATVTLNPSLDKTIYVDELGLDDTNRALGFRLDPGGKGLNVSRVLWELGQSSLLFGFLGGDTGRRLEKFLQDEGLRCDFNWTVGETRENLILQRTGQHLQTKISMPGPSIREDEFHRLKRKIAGRSDDYSWIVFSGSIPPGLNKGAYKELAEEATLRHDHVVLDADGEALRYGLEAKPFMIKPNLHELQRMVGRELSGEAAIHAALDEILAGGRVELILLSNGPKQVIAATRKERWLATPPPVQVRSTVGAGDSMVAGFLHKFVHGETLPESLRWAVASGTACVAAEGTELAHYRDVLQFLPQVVVTPCAGRAGA, from the coding sequence ATGCTCGCGACGGTGACTTTGAACCCCAGTCTGGACAAGACCATTTATGTGGACGAACTCGGACTGGACGACACCAATCGGGCCCTGGGTTTTCGCCTAGACCCCGGCGGTAAAGGCCTGAACGTTTCGCGAGTCCTTTGGGAATTGGGACAGTCCTCGTTGCTGTTCGGCTTTCTCGGCGGAGACACGGGACGACGCTTGGAGAAGTTTCTGCAGGACGAGGGCTTACGCTGCGACTTCAACTGGACGGTGGGCGAGACCCGAGAGAACCTGATTCTGCAACGAACCGGGCAGCATCTGCAGACCAAGATCTCGATGCCCGGTCCGAGCATCCGCGAGGATGAGTTCCATCGACTCAAACGCAAGATTGCCGGCCGCTCAGACGATTACAGCTGGATCGTGTTCAGTGGCTCGATTCCGCCGGGGCTGAACAAGGGGGCTTACAAGGAGCTGGCCGAAGAGGCGACCTTGCGGCACGACCACGTGGTGCTCGATGCAGATGGCGAAGCCCTGCGGTACGGCCTGGAAGCCAAGCCCTTCATGATCAAACCCAACCTTCACGAGTTGCAGCGCATGGTCGGGCGGGAGCTCTCGGGAGAGGCGGCGATTCACGCTGCGCTCGATGAGATTCTCGCGGGGGGCCGGGTCGAGCTGATCCTCCTGAGCAACGGACCCAAGCAGGTCATCGCGGCCACGCGCAAGGAACGCTGGTTGGCCACGCCCCCGCCTGTGCAGGTCCGCAGCACGGTCGGGGCGGGCGATTCGATGGTGGCGGGTTTTCTGCACAAGTTCGTGCACGGCGAGACCTTGCCGGAAAGCCTGCGCTGGGCCGTGGCCTCCGGCACGGCCTGCGTGGCCGCCGAGGGGACCGAACTCGCGCATTACCGGGACGTGCTGCAGTTTTTGCCGCAGGTGGTTGTGACGCCTTGTGCCGGGCGAGCGGGGGCGTGA